The following are encoded in a window of Roseimaritima ulvae genomic DNA:
- a CDS encoding S1C family serine protease, whose translation MFELLIRSFRPIPFSLIAFLGLTFGLAEQTMAQLDRERITRAKSATLLVERPSGDGFGTAFCIDRKGFFITNEHVVEGQTEKIPLIMNSGTDKEVTFLSEVVRTSTEHDLALLRALKPQTGLVALDFGNDKTLFETQQITVFGFPFGTALALKDQRYPKISVNVGRVVSLRNRAGSLESIQIDAVVNPGNSGGPLLDNNNQVVGVVVEKVMGTDVNFAIPISKVKTFLETPELALEKTHIRFAKRHQPVELKFNVASFGAPTKKYQFRLRLRNNKGESPAFEVQEKHQGGQYSITVTPVEPPKARLRIPVEIEFPSGKINGELNEQVFRFGDSTQYLVEMKSFERIKGNHWRLTNYTDRKVALEGLSFSEPTIYLGGSTMKLDLSAVTKIIVGTPNRMASELNYDASLLDDGGVVSNVKGTIHFRGAPGVTELKTVKGKEEAPAAGAPGVSDYTLPNAVATFEENQTVYELDEPFDEYVMGGADRYMIFKFERSKRIAIFDLLSASLVHEIKNVDSDALITAGSKNLYVVRPSQMLMQRWNLETFKLEKTTRLPTKNAPKLIRIGVNADDYLFLYDGNEAYIVDSRRLKPISTGGEKLFHQHTTSFGRQVDVSANGTVFGTIMTGLGPVSYNWVNVEDGTISIGEFGSTSNRIRWAAPSPLGRMFHLPRGQIYNMFAKDISAEWLEGARTFPTVDPRYFIAVRFKEKSRGNWFTSVDVCTASDLRIVHSNLQLDELSPHGNTNSTNDAINALSYGGTQIHFVPWANILSNTGYDKKRIYVRKYDFEAELKATGEDYLFVESLPPIVAFKGKKVNYQVDCKTNSRTLDFQLLEGPSGMKVSRNGLMSWLPSRGASEGFHPVVIGIKGENANEVFHSFDIAVISKLTVRRRN comes from the coding sequence ATGTTTGAGCTACTAATACGATCGTTTCGGCCCATTCCATTTTCTCTAATCGCCTTCCTGGGATTGACTTTCGGACTTGCCGAACAAACGATGGCCCAACTCGACCGAGAACGCATCACGCGCGCGAAGTCTGCCACGCTGCTCGTCGAGCGTCCGTCGGGCGATGGATTTGGAACCGCCTTTTGCATTGATCGCAAAGGGTTTTTCATCACCAATGAACATGTGGTTGAGGGGCAAACCGAGAAAATTCCGCTAATCATGAATTCCGGTACGGACAAGGAAGTCACGTTTCTTTCGGAAGTTGTCAGGACGAGTACCGAACATGACCTGGCACTGTTGCGTGCGCTCAAGCCGCAAACTGGGTTAGTCGCCTTGGATTTCGGCAATGACAAAACGCTGTTCGAGACACAGCAAATCACGGTTTTTGGTTTTCCATTCGGAACTGCCCTGGCCCTGAAGGACCAACGGTATCCCAAAATCAGCGTGAACGTTGGTCGCGTTGTGTCACTTCGCAACCGTGCGGGTTCGCTTGAGTCGATCCAGATCGATGCCGTCGTGAATCCTGGTAACTCCGGCGGTCCCCTCCTCGACAACAACAACCAGGTCGTCGGCGTGGTCGTGGAAAAAGTGATGGGCACCGACGTCAATTTTGCGATCCCCATTTCAAAGGTCAAGACGTTCTTGGAAACTCCCGAGTTGGCTCTTGAAAAGACTCACATTCGATTTGCCAAGCGGCATCAACCAGTTGAATTGAAATTTAACGTGGCCTCGTTTGGCGCACCCACGAAGAAATATCAATTTCGGCTGAGGCTTCGGAACAACAAGGGGGAGTCCCCAGCGTTTGAAGTGCAAGAGAAACACCAAGGCGGACAATACTCTATCACGGTAACGCCGGTTGAACCGCCCAAGGCTCGCCTGCGAATTCCGGTCGAGATTGAATTCCCGTCCGGAAAAATCAATGGGGAACTCAACGAACAGGTATTTCGGTTTGGCGATTCGACGCAGTACCTCGTGGAGATGAAGTCGTTTGAACGGATCAAAGGAAACCACTGGCGATTGACGAATTATACCGATCGAAAGGTTGCACTGGAGGGACTGAGTTTTAGCGAGCCCACGATTTACCTAGGCGGCTCGACAATGAAACTCGACCTTTCCGCGGTCACCAAAATCATCGTTGGGACCCCGAATCGCATGGCAAGTGAACTAAACTACGACGCCAGTCTGCTCGATGACGGAGGAGTCGTTTCAAACGTCAAAGGGACGATTCACTTCCGCGGCGCTCCGGGTGTTACCGAACTGAAGACCGTCAAGGGCAAGGAGGAGGCCCCGGCGGCGGGGGCCCCTGGTGTGTCCGACTACACTTTGCCCAATGCGGTTGCAACGTTTGAAGAAAACCAAACGGTTTACGAGTTGGATGAACCATTTGACGAATATGTCATGGGCGGCGCCGATCGCTACATGATCTTCAAGTTTGAGAGATCCAAAAGGATTGCGATCTTTGATTTGCTGTCTGCAAGCTTGGTTCACGAAATCAAGAATGTCGATTCAGACGCTCTGATCACGGCCGGTTCCAAGAATTTGTACGTCGTGCGACCAAGTCAAATGTTGATGCAGCGATGGAATCTGGAAACGTTCAAGCTTGAAAAAACGACACGTCTCCCCACCAAAAACGCACCGAAGCTGATTCGCATTGGCGTGAATGCGGACGACTACCTGTTTTTGTACGATGGCAATGAAGCCTATATTGTTGATTCTCGGCGACTCAAACCAATCTCCACGGGCGGCGAGAAACTTTTTCACCAACACACCACCAGTTTTGGACGCCAGGTCGATGTGTCGGCTAACGGAACGGTGTTTGGCACCATCATGACCGGCCTCGGCCCCGTTTCTTACAATTGGGTTAACGTCGAGGATGGGACGATTTCCATAGGAGAATTCGGTTCCACCTCGAACCGAATTCGCTGGGCAGCGCCGTCGCCATTGGGTCGCATGTTCCATCTTCCCCGCGGACAGATCTACAACATGTTCGCGAAAGACATCTCGGCGGAATGGTTGGAAGGAGCGCGAACGTTCCCTACTGTGGATCCTCGTTATTTTATTGCTGTGCGGTTTAAGGAAAAGTCTCGCGGAAATTGGTTCACCAGCGTGGACGTTTGCACGGCATCGGATCTAAGGATCGTACACAGCAATCTTCAGCTCGACGAATTGTCGCCGCATGGCAACACAAACTCGACCAATGATGCCATCAACGCCTTGAGTTACGGAGGAACCCAAATTCACTTCGTCCCCTGGGCAAACATACTTTCCAATACCGGCTATGACAAAAAGCGGATTTATGTTCGCAAGTATGATTTTGAAGCCGAATTGAAAGCCACGGGTGAGGACTATCTGTTTGTCGAGTCATTGCCTCCGATCGTGGCTTTCAAAGGAAAGAAGGTGAACTACCAAGTCGATTGCAAGACCAACAGCCGGACGCTTGATTTTCAATTGCTTGAAGGGCCAAGCGGCATGAAGGTAAGCCGAAACGGCTTGATGTCCTGGTTGCCATCGCGAGGAGCCTCAGAGGGTTTTCATCCGGTGGTGATTGGAATCAAAGGAGAAAACGCCAACGAGGTCTTTCACTCGTTTGACATTGCCGTGATTTCAAAACTCACGGTCAGGCGAAGAAATTAG
- a CDS encoding DUF1269 domain-containing protein yields the protein MDSVKQCVVAEYASMSDADLGLKVLETADFTPETVSVVSRSEQGASNEAGRLDDTVADSPPADASIGMGGAVGGTLGAVLGAASMIGPFMVVGPLLGAAAGAGAGGLLGATEQWGVGEDDTRGYEQRVQEGAVLVIVSDTSRRLTEAERLLQTTDPESLRRFEG from the coding sequence ATGGATTCCGTTAAGCAGTGTGTCGTAGCCGAATATGCCTCGATGAGTGATGCCGATCTGGGCTTGAAGGTGTTGGAGACGGCCGACTTTACACCGGAGACCGTCTCGGTGGTGAGCCGTAGCGAACAGGGGGCGTCGAACGAGGCTGGTCGCTTGGACGACACCGTGGCGGACTCACCACCGGCCGATGCCAGCATCGGGATGGGGGGAGCTGTGGGCGGGACATTGGGAGCGGTGCTGGGAGCGGCAAGCATGATCGGGCCGTTTATGGTCGTTGGCCCCTTGCTCGGAGCGGCAGCCGGTGCGGGGGCGGGCGGCCTACTAGGCGCGACCGAGCAGTGGGGCGTTGGAGAGGACGACACCCGCGGCTACGAACAACGTGTTCAAGAAGGAGCCGTGTTGGTGATCGTTTCCGATACCAGCCGTCGATTGACCGAAGCGGAGCGGTTGCTGCAGACGACCGATCCCGAGTCGCTGCGGCGGTTTGAAGGTTAG
- the hemG gene encoding protoporphyrinogen oxidase, producing MTDSGAPHVVVVGAGLSGLSAAFYLRQKIPGVRVSVVEASPKIGGVIQTETIDGFLVEHGADMFATEPGDALQLCRDLGVEDQLMVPEESGRGAMIVRGGRLLAVPEGFVLMRATRVWPMLTTPLLSVAAKLRLARERFVPPRDSDEDESVAAFTRRRLGNEVLQRIVQPLVGGIYTADPERLSMLATMRQFVSMEREHGSLSVATRARRQAGTDSRERSSSGARYSQFRGFPGGMTQWFEALAAALPAGSLHTNTKVESLQRVADRWRLQTSGDASIDDADAVVLATPARVAAKLCQPFADASAALLSGMEAASSAILVLGVRNEDIARRPSTFGFVVPACEGHSILACSFASHKFPGRAPEGHTLLRVFMGGAMQPELCDLEDQELHALAGRDLEKLIGWNGRAVMQRVVRWNQAMPQYHVGHLDRIAEIEAGLDAFPTLALAGNSLHGVGIAPVVRTAKRGAEKIAEALVDGGRA from the coding sequence GTGACTGATTCTGGAGCTCCGCATGTTGTGGTCGTTGGCGCAGGACTATCGGGTTTGTCGGCGGCGTTTTACCTGCGACAAAAGATCCCGGGCGTGCGAGTGAGCGTGGTGGAAGCGTCGCCGAAGATTGGCGGCGTGATCCAGACCGAGACCATCGACGGTTTTCTGGTCGAACACGGGGCAGACATGTTCGCCACCGAACCGGGCGACGCCTTGCAGCTGTGTCGAGATCTGGGAGTGGAGGACCAGCTGATGGTCCCGGAAGAATCGGGGCGTGGGGCGATGATTGTGCGCGGCGGCCGGTTGCTTGCGGTACCCGAAGGTTTTGTGCTGATGCGGGCTACGCGAGTGTGGCCGATGTTGACCACCCCGTTACTGTCGGTGGCCGCCAAACTGCGACTGGCCCGGGAACGCTTTGTACCTCCACGCGATTCGGACGAGGACGAAAGTGTGGCCGCCTTCACGCGGCGCCGACTGGGCAACGAAGTGTTGCAGCGGATCGTCCAGCCGTTGGTGGGGGGAATCTATACCGCCGACCCTGAACGGCTCAGCATGTTGGCCACGATGCGACAGTTCGTCAGCATGGAACGAGAACACGGCAGTTTGTCGGTCGCCACGCGGGCGCGGCGTCAGGCCGGCACCGATAGCCGCGAACGCAGCAGCAGCGGGGCGCGGTATTCTCAGTTCCGCGGTTTCCCGGGCGGGATGACGCAGTGGTTCGAAGCTTTAGCGGCGGCGCTGCCGGCGGGCAGCCTGCATACCAATACCAAAGTGGAATCGCTGCAGCGGGTGGCCGATCGTTGGCGGCTGCAGACTTCCGGTGATGCGAGTATCGATGATGCGGACGCGGTGGTGTTGGCGACGCCGGCTCGTGTGGCGGCCAAGTTGTGTCAACCGTTTGCCGATGCGTCGGCCGCTTTGTTGTCGGGGATGGAAGCGGCCAGTTCGGCAATCTTGGTGTTGGGTGTGCGAAACGAAGATATTGCTCGCCGTCCCAGCACGTTTGGATTTGTCGTGCCGGCTTGTGAAGGCCATTCGATTTTGGCTTGTAGTTTCGCTAGTCACAAATTTCCCGGGCGAGCTCCCGAGGGTCATACGCTGCTGCGAGTGTTTATGGGCGGCGCGATGCAACCGGAACTGTGTGATTTAGAGGACCAAGAACTACACGCCCTGGCAGGTCGCGACTTGGAAAAGCTGATCGGCTGGAATGGCCGTGCGGTGATGCAGCGTGTAGTGCGTTGGAACCAGGCCATGCCGCAGTACCATGTGGGGCATCTGGACCGGATCGCGGAGATCGAGGCGGGGCTGGACGCATTCCCCACGCTGGCGTTGGCCGGCAACAGTCTGCACGGAGTGGGGATCGCTCCGGTGGTGCGAACCGCCAAACGCGGCGCGGAAAAAATCGCCGAAGCGTTAGTAGATGGTGGGCGAGCGTAG
- a CDS encoding ExbD/TolR family protein, producing the protein MRIPNSDDGGRLSTNMTPMIDVVFLLIIFFLVSSHLARQESRLPLDLPAAGTHLDDLEPQNVLTINVDSRARWMIAGSQVNEAKLAEILATHHAKHGQDAPVRIRTEQTITYGRVEPILRLSAEAGLWNAAFAVHQD; encoded by the coding sequence ATGCGGATTCCCAACAGCGACGACGGCGGTCGATTGTCGACCAACATGACACCCATGATCGACGTGGTGTTTCTTTTGATCATTTTCTTTTTGGTGTCCAGCCACTTAGCTCGTCAGGAATCGCGACTGCCCTTAGATCTGCCAGCCGCGGGTACGCACTTGGACGACCTGGAACCACAAAACGTATTGACCATCAATGTCGATTCGCGAGCTCGCTGGATGATCGCCGGAAGCCAAGTGAACGAAGCGAAACTGGCCGAGATCTTGGCGACTCATCACGCCAAGCATGGCCAAGACGCTCCGGTGCGCATCCGCACCGAGCAGACGATCACGTATGGTCGAGTCGAACCGATCTTAAGGCTCAGTGCCGAAGCCGGCCTCTGGAACGCCGCCTTCGCCGTCCACCAAGACTAA
- a CDS encoding MotA/TolQ/ExbB proton channel family protein, with amino-acid sequence MTIASSPSLLAFTLLAQDPAADAEGNGLLDIVFSGGWVGLAILVLLFALSVSAAYLIFDQIMTLRRGEILPEGLADTVRQALLTGRVPEADAACRRHPSVLSFVLLSGLSEIEFGWREVEKAVEDGLADQAARLMRRIEYLSVIGNIAPMVGLLGTVTGMIFAFQQVAGSQGAAGAGDLAEGIYQALVTTVGGLVVAIPSLAAYAVFRNRVDTLIAESAYQSQHALTPVKRRPQGRPGKAPPPPKPPPPKPPPPKPPPPKPGPPGNRPPPPGGKPPQGGPKPPPPPQDAPPRAKPPG; translated from the coding sequence ATGACCATTGCCAGTTCCCCTTCCCTTTTGGCCTTTACGCTGTTGGCTCAAGATCCGGCCGCCGATGCCGAGGGCAACGGTTTGCTCGACATCGTGTTCAGCGGTGGCTGGGTGGGACTGGCGATCCTGGTTTTGCTGTTCGCCCTCAGCGTGTCGGCGGCGTATTTGATCTTCGATCAGATCATGACCCTGCGACGCGGCGAAATCTTGCCCGAGGGATTGGCCGATACCGTGCGGCAAGCGTTGCTGACCGGGCGGGTGCCGGAAGCCGACGCGGCCTGTCGACGACACCCCAGCGTGCTCAGCTTTGTATTGCTAAGTGGCTTGTCGGAAATCGAGTTCGGCTGGCGGGAAGTTGAAAAAGCGGTGGAGGACGGGTTGGCCGATCAGGCCGCCCGCTTGATGCGGCGGATCGAATACCTGTCGGTGATCGGCAATATCGCTCCCATGGTGGGCCTGCTGGGAACCGTCACCGGGATGATCTTCGCTTTCCAACAGGTCGCCGGCTCGCAAGGCGCAGCCGGGGCCGGAGATTTGGCGGAAGGCATCTATCAAGCCCTGGTGACGACCGTCGGCGGACTGGTCGTGGCAATTCCCTCGTTGGCCGCCTACGCCGTGTTTCGCAATCGTGTCGATACGCTGATCGCCGAATCCGCCTACCAATCACAACACGCATTGACGCCGGTCAAACGCCGACCGCAAGGCCGGCCGGGCAAAGCCCCGCCACCGCCCAAACCTCCACCGCCCAAACCTCCACCACCCAAACCTCCACCACCGAAACCGGGCCCCCCCGGAAACCGACCACCGCCACCAGGCGGTAAACCTCCCCAAGGAGGCCCCAAACCGCCGCCGCCCCCACAAGACGCACCGCCAAGAGCCAAACCACCAGGCTAG
- the argH gene encoding argininosuccinate lyase yields the protein MESPSRGGVFSEGTDSRVEQFAESISFDRRLYQHDIRGSQAHARMLADQGLITDAECESICGALDEIRLELDNGTLPMRIELEDIHMHVEQALIDRLGDVGRKLHTARSRNDQVSTDFRMWVREALRETDQLLLELQRAFLGRCEADFDVILPAYTHLQRAQPVLAPHYWLAYVEKFQRDRERIADCIKRVNQCSLGVAAVAGTSLPIDRQQTAAALDFDGITRNSLDTSSDRDFVLESAFVLSVIATHLSGWAEEWILWSTVEYGFIKCPHAFCTGSSIMPQKVNPDVLELTRGKSARVMGNLQTLVLLTKGLPLAYNRDLQEDKPPLFDSFDTIQSCLQLAAPLVAGTELQRERIAAGIEDGYLDATTLMEHMIRAGMPQRRAHHLVGAIVGEAMQRRVSLSELPLDVLQQHAPELDGSVREVLGSRNAIEAFQSEGSTAPERVREQIQYWTTALGDKG from the coding sequence TTGGAAAGTCCTTCACGCGGCGGTGTATTTAGCGAGGGAACCGATTCCCGCGTCGAACAATTCGCCGAAAGCATCAGTTTTGACCGCCGGTTGTACCAACACGACATCCGCGGTTCGCAAGCCCACGCGCGGATGCTGGCCGACCAGGGCCTGATCACCGACGCCGAATGCGAATCCATCTGCGGGGCCTTGGACGAGATCCGCCTGGAACTGGATAACGGCACATTGCCGATGCGGATTGAGCTGGAAGACATCCACATGCATGTCGAACAGGCCTTGATCGACCGGTTGGGGGACGTGGGCCGAAAATTACACACCGCCCGCAGTCGCAACGACCAGGTTTCCACCGACTTCCGCATGTGGGTCCGTGAAGCCCTGCGAGAAACCGATCAGCTGCTGCTCGAGTTGCAGCGAGCCTTCCTGGGACGCTGCGAAGCCGACTTCGATGTCATCCTGCCGGCCTACACCCACCTGCAGCGGGCTCAACCCGTGCTCGCACCGCATTACTGGTTGGCCTACGTGGAAAAATTCCAGCGTGACCGCGAGCGAATCGCCGACTGCATCAAGCGGGTCAATCAGTGCAGCTTGGGCGTGGCCGCCGTGGCCGGTACCAGTTTGCCGATCGATCGCCAGCAAACCGCCGCGGCTTTAGACTTCGACGGCATCACCCGCAACAGCCTGGACACCAGCAGCGATCGCGATTTTGTTCTGGAGAGCGCGTTTGTGCTCAGCGTGATCGCGACGCACCTCAGCGGCTGGGCGGAAGAATGGATCCTGTGGAGCACTGTGGAATACGGCTTTATCAAATGCCCGCACGCCTTCTGCACCGGCAGCAGCATCATGCCGCAGAAGGTCAATCCCGACGTGCTGGAATTAACTCGCGGCAAATCGGCTCGCGTAATGGGCAACCTGCAGACCTTGGTGCTGCTGACCAAAGGCCTGCCGCTGGCCTACAACCGCGACCTGCAAGAAGACAAGCCGCCGCTGTTCGATTCGTTTGATACGATTCAAAGCTGTTTGCAACTGGCCGCCCCCCTGGTAGCCGGCACCGAACTGCAGCGAGAACGCATCGCTGCGGGAATCGAAGACGGGTACCTGGATGCCACCACACTGATGGAACACATGATCCGCGCCGGGATGCCGCAGCGCCGCGCTCATCACCTGGTCGGTGCGATCGTGGGCGAAGCCATGCAGCGCCGCGTCAGTTTGTCGGAATTGCCCCTCGACGTGTTACAACAACATGCACCGGAACTGGACGGGTCGGTCCGTGAAGTGCTCGGTTCGCGGAACGCCATCGAAGCGTTTCAGAGCGAAGGCTCGACGGCGCCCGAGCGGGTCCGCGAACAGATCCAGTACTGGACCACCGCCCTCGGCGACAAAGGCTGA
- a CDS encoding NAD-dependent epimerase/dehydratase family protein: MNNAIVTGATGFIGTRLCEQLLAAGWRVSATVRKSSKVERLEELGVGLVPCDLASDGLPAETLRDTTAVFHLAGLTTSANLARLRAVNAAGTRRLAESIRDSGQSPTVVHVSSIAASGPAAKGQVRTADDEPHPISNYGRSKLEGEQAMAAIADEMPISIVRPSVVFGPGDREGFRIVKPIARSGMHFTPGWRTPPLSVIYVDDLAAILIAAADSGKRITKRFAEQPVGEGIYIAALDRHPSYDDWGRMIGQTLDKKTRVMRIPPRAAKVVGWCAGAMGSGSLHLDKIREAQVPSWAYYDNRLQTELGFTPSAPLEDQLAKTVQWYREQGWLKPAKSA; this comes from the coding sequence GTGAACAACGCGATCGTGACCGGGGCCACCGGATTTATCGGCACGCGACTGTGCGAACAACTGCTCGCCGCCGGCTGGCGGGTATCCGCGACGGTCCGGAAGTCGTCGAAGGTCGAACGATTAGAAGAGTTGGGCGTGGGGCTGGTGCCTTGCGACTTAGCCTCTGATGGGCTGCCGGCCGAAACGCTACGGGACACAACGGCTGTGTTTCATCTGGCCGGTCTGACCACCAGCGCCAATCTTGCACGGCTGCGTGCGGTCAACGCGGCCGGAACGCGACGGCTGGCCGAATCGATTCGCGACAGCGGACAATCGCCCACGGTGGTTCATGTTTCGTCGATCGCCGCCAGTGGTCCGGCGGCCAAAGGTCAGGTCCGCACGGCCGATGACGAACCACACCCGATTTCCAATTACGGCCGCAGCAAATTGGAAGGCGAACAAGCGATGGCCGCGATCGCCGATGAGATGCCCATCAGTATCGTGCGGCCCAGCGTGGTGTTCGGCCCTGGCGACCGTGAAGGGTTTCGAATCGTCAAACCGATCGCCAGATCCGGCATGCACTTTACGCCTGGTTGGCGGACGCCGCCGCTGAGCGTGATCTACGTTGACGACTTGGCCGCAATTTTGATCGCCGCTGCCGACTCTGGCAAACGGATCACGAAGCGTTTTGCCGAACAGCCGGTGGGCGAGGGCATTTACATTGCGGCGCTCGACCGGCACCCCAGCTACGATGATTGGGGGCGGATGATCGGGCAGACGTTGGACAAGAAGACGCGGGTGATGCGGATCCCGCCGCGAGCCGCCAAGGTCGTTGGCTGGTGTGCCGGGGCGATGGGCAGCGGTTCGCTGCATCTGGACAAGATCCGCGAAGCTCAAGTGCCCAGCTGGGCGTATTACGACAACCGCCTGCAAACGGAACTAGGCTTTACGCCCAGTGCGCCGCTGGAGGATCAGTTGGCCAAAACGGTGCAGTGGTACCGCGAACAGGGCTGGTTGAAACCCGCCAAGTCGGCTTAG
- a CDS encoding sigma-54-dependent transcriptional regulator → MPSVLVIDDDRSIHLLIRKALEPIADVVSAERADEGLEALGQQTFDVVLLDIQLPDRSGLAVFCEIHERDRRLPVIFMTIEATSQTAIEAMQLGAFDYLAKPLGIDALRTLVQRAIDQRAMSSVPVAIAAEEDFSPRDGELFVGCSDGMLEVFKTIGRVSKQNVPVLIRGESGTGKELVARALYQYSHRADKPFLAVNCAALPDNLLESELFGHEKGAFTGADSRRIGKFEQCSGGTLFLDEIGDMAPGVQAKVLRVLQEQRFERVGGNRELETDVRIVAATNQPLEQMVEDGDYREDLLYRLNDVTITLPSLRNRSGDVSLLIQYFLSQAKIELGKPDLQGLSPEAVACMTAYHWPGNVRQLRSVVRRCVLDTVMPVITPDVLPTEIRFPDQVADEPSPSSEAGKGLPELVDRRLREKSTNIYAEALQYMEQYVLVKVLQQTGGNQSQAAEILGITRGKLRDRISTYKIELDSEVSIKSS, encoded by the coding sequence ATGCCATCTGTTCTGGTCATTGACGATGATCGCTCCATCCATCTGTTGATCCGCAAGGCGCTCGAGCCGATCGCCGACGTCGTTTCGGCAGAACGGGCCGATGAGGGACTCGAGGCTCTCGGCCAGCAGACCTTTGATGTGGTGCTGCTGGATATCCAATTGCCCGACCGCAGCGGGCTGGCGGTGTTCTGCGAGATTCACGAGCGGGACCGGCGGTTGCCGGTGATTTTCATGACCATCGAAGCGACCAGCCAGACGGCGATCGAAGCGATGCAATTGGGAGCGTTTGATTATCTGGCCAAGCCGCTGGGGATCGACGCTCTGCGGACGCTGGTGCAGCGGGCCATCGATCAACGGGCAATGAGCAGCGTGCCAGTGGCGATCGCGGCGGAAGAAGACTTTTCGCCCCGCGATGGGGAGTTATTCGTGGGCTGCAGCGATGGCATGCTGGAAGTTTTTAAGACCATCGGGCGGGTCAGCAAGCAGAACGTGCCGGTCTTGATCCGCGGAGAAAGCGGCACGGGAAAAGAGTTGGTGGCCCGGGCGCTGTATCAGTACAGCCACCGAGCGGACAAGCCGTTTCTGGCGGTCAACTGCGCGGCTCTGCCCGATAACCTGCTGGAAAGCGAATTGTTTGGGCACGAGAAAGGCGCCTTTACGGGAGCCGATTCGCGGCGGATTGGCAAATTCGAGCAGTGCAGCGGGGGCACGTTATTCCTGGACGAAATTGGCGATATGGCTCCGGGCGTCCAAGCCAAAGTGTTGCGGGTGTTGCAGGAGCAGCGGTTTGAACGCGTGGGCGGGAACCGTGAACTGGAAACCGACGTGCGGATCGTGGCGGCCACCAACCAGCCTCTGGAACAAATGGTCGAAGACGGCGATTATCGCGAGGATTTGCTGTACCGCTTGAACGACGTCACGATCACGCTGCCCAGCCTGCGAAACCGCTCCGGAGACGTCTCGCTGCTGATTCAGTACTTCCTCAGCCAAGCCAAAATCGAACTCGGCAAACCCGATCTGCAAGGTTTGTCGCCCGAAGCGGTGGCCTGCATGACCGCTTACCATTGGCCGGGCAATGTGCGGCAATTGCGGTCGGTCGTCCGCCGCTGCGTGCTGGACACCGTGATGCCGGTGATCACGCCCGACGTGTTGCCGACCGAAATCCGCTTTCCCGACCAAGTGGCTGACGAACCGAGCCCCAGCAGCGAAGCGGGTAAGGGCTTGCCGGAACTGGTCGATCGGCGGTTGCGGGAAAAGTCGACCAATATTTATGCCGAAGCGCTGCAGTATATGGAACAGTATGTGCTTGTAAAAGTTTTGCAACAGACCGGCGGAAATCAAAGCCAAGCGGCGGAGATCCTGGGCATCACGCGAGGCAAACTGCGCGACCGTATCAGCACCTACAAGATAGAACTCGATAGCGAGGTCTCGATCAAGTCCAGCTGA
- a CDS encoding Hpt domain-containing protein, whose protein sequence is MNEHQKNRFSAALRRLAGDTDLLCCMASMVASDAEEVLAKLTRAIEAGDTASVSVTAHQLKGMLSTFETDSPVTELQELIDAARRHDAEATREQFQSLEPQLSELLAEISALQQRV, encoded by the coding sequence GTGAACGAACATCAGAAAAACCGTTTCTCGGCCGCGCTGAGACGTCTAGCGGGCGATACCGACCTGCTGTGCTGCATGGCGTCGATGGTGGCCTCCGACGCCGAAGAGGTGTTGGCCAAGTTGACTCGGGCGATCGAAGCCGGCGACACCGCCAGCGTGAGTGTCACGGCGCATCAACTCAAGGGCATGCTGAGCACCTTCGAAACGGACTCGCCGGTCACCGAACTGCAAGAGCTGATCGATGCGGCTCGCCGCCACGACGCCGAGGCGACGCGTGAGCAGTTTCAGTCGCTGGAACCGCAGTTGAGCGAACTGTTGGCGGAGATCTCGGCCCTGCAGCAGCGAGTCTGA